CGGGACGATGAATCCTGAAGAAGGAGAACTCCGCCCGCAACTCCTCGACCGCTTTGGCCTCCAGGTGACGGTCGGCGGCATCACCGATCTCGAGGAGAGGATGCGGGTCGTCGAGACGGTCGGCGCCTTTGAGGCGGATCCTGATCGTTTTCTGGAGGTGTGGGAGCCCGAGCAGGAGCGCCTCCGCAGGGCAGTGGTCCGTGCCCGTGCCCTGCTTCCCGGCGTGACCATCGGCCGCGACCTGACCAGGCAGGTCGTTGCGGCGTGCCTCTCTCTCGGGGTCATGACGCACCGGGCCGAACTGACGGTGATCAGAACGGCGCGAACGATCGCGGCCCTCGAAGGACGGGACGAAGTCCTGGCGGAGGACGTGAAGCGGGCGATGGCCCTCGCCATCCCGCACCGGATGCGAAAACGTCCCTTCGAGGAGCCGAAACTCGATCCCGAAACACTGGACTCCCTCATCGGTGGCGACGATATCCGTGAAGACGGGGGCGGCGATAACGAACCAGATGACAGCCCTTCCTCAGGGGGGAGTGATGGAGACGGCACGTCCGGTCGCACAGGGAAGGAGAGGGAGCAGGTCTTCTCGCCAGGAGATGCCGTAGACCCCGGCGCGATCAGGCCGGCAGAGCCCGACCGTGTGATCAGGAAGGCGTCAGGCCGGCGCAAACCCGTGATGACACGGAGAGGCGGCCGGTCGGTCTCGGTCCGTCAGGGGAGGGAGGATCTGGACCTTGTGGGGACGGTGCGGGCGGCGGCGCCGCACCAGCGCCGGCGAGACCGGGGCGCCCTCGCCCTTGCGGTCGAGCCCGGGGACCTGCGGCAGAAGGTCAGGCGCGGGAGCGCCCCGGTGGGTGCGCTCTTTGTCGTGGATGCAAGCGGATCGATGGGAACCGAGCGACGGATGGAGAGTGCGAAGGGCGCCGTTCTCTCCCTGATATCTGATTCATATATCCATCGCGACCGCGTCGGTCTGGTGGCCTTCAGGGGGAGCGGCGCCGATCTGGTTCTCCCGATGACCCACGCCCTCGATCGCGCCGCGCTGTGTCTTGCCGGGATACCGACCGGAGGAAGGACGCCGCTTGCCGCGGGTCTCTTGAAGGGGCTGGAGGTACTCCTTTCCGAACAGAGGAAAAATCCCGATCTCGTCCCCCTGCTCGTGCTGATCAGCGACTGCCGCCCAAACACCGGGTCTGGCGGATCGATCAGGGAGGAGGTGGTGCGGGCGTCTGCTCTCCTGGGCGAGCGCGGGATCAGGACGGTCGTGATCGATACAGAAACCTCTTCCCCGTCTATTGTTCCGCTTTCATTGGGTTTTGGCCGCACGATCGCCGAGCATGCGGGGGGCAGGTATTACCGGATTTCCGACCTGACAGCCGGGGGGATAGGTGCGATTGTCAGGTATGAACAGGGGTTATCAGTGGAGTCTGAAAACAAGTATGCATAATTCAGGATAAATTTACTAATTTAATTTTATCTTTTTTTTGTAATAATCTGCTATAGTAATACTAATAGAAACTTTTTTATTACCTCGGGGCGATGGATGATCAGGCATCGTATGGTGCCAGGGGGAAGTCATGACAGGTACAATTGAAACACTCCATCCCGGGAGTAATGCGGGAATGAGGGCCCTTACTCTGAGGGAGACGGAATATGAGCGTCTCATGGCTCTTGTAAAGGGCGGCGAATCCTTATCTGATCTGATCGAGCGCCTGCTCGATTTTCATGAGGCACATTCGGCTGGCATCCAATCCAGGGATCCGGCAGATTTCGAGCATGATCTCATCCTCCCGGAGTCCAGGGTCTACCGGCAGGTGGCAACCGCGCTCCTTAACCGGACGCTTGCACTCGGGGAGAACGTTTCGTTCGCTATCGGCTACGATCCCCTGACCCCGCCGCTTTCAAGAACCGGGAAAGGTCTTATCACCTTCTACAAAGAAGGGCGACGTTTCTGTCTCTTCAGGGTCGGAAAAGAGCATATGTGGCTCTATTTCCCGACTGAACGTGAGGACACGGAGCTGGATGGATGGGAACTGGTCCAGAACGTACTGCTCGACAACTATCTGGAAGAAGGGGGGATGTGGCTCATTCAAAAGCAGTATGCGGCTCTTTGAACGCACGTCCAATCAGATCTGAATGAGAGCACCAATCGCCTCATCCTTATATCCTGTGCAAATATCAAATATGATCTTCTTAACCCTTCATCTTTTTTTATTCTACGAATGGCGAAATGCATAACACCTTATGCTGCCCATCATGCCACATGCATTACACCGGGTGCCGCATGCTCTTCCTCTGCATAATGGTCTGTGCTCTGTCGATCCCGGCCGTCACGGCCCACTATGACTTTGAAGGGATTCCTCTCGAGGTGGTCGCGCAGGGAGAGATCCACGGCGATATTGTTACCTATGGCTTGTACGGTCTCTCCAACCCGCCTCTCACAGTCACCTTCACCCTGAACGCCACCCCTTCGTACGCGCGCACTTTCTGCGGGGTCTGGGGGGGCAATGAGATGTACACCGGCTGGGCTGAGATCGCGGTGAATGGCCATGCTGCAGAACGTATCGCCCTCGGAGGAAAGGGGGATGTCGGCGAAGAGGTATATGTTTCCGGGCACGGTGTGCACTGGATTGCCCGCGAGATCACCCCTCTCCTTGCCAGGGGCGAGAATACCATCACCATCACGACGTCCCGGGGGGTGCAGGGGAACAGGCTTGATGGCCGGATCTATGCCGCCGGCGTTGTTGCGGCGGTGGAGGACCGGACGCG
Above is a window of Methanofollis tationis DNA encoding:
- a CDS encoding magnesium chelatase subunit D family protein; its protein translation is MTGNNPLKRKTLPFSAIIGQDEMKLALLLNAVNPAIGGVLIRGEKGTAKSTAARALADLLPEIEVVSGCSFGCSPDDPELQCDRCRERYEQGGILERDRRRVRVVTLPLGSTEDRVVGTVDVERAIREGICALEPGVLAAANRGILYIDEVNLLDDHVVDILLDAAVTGINIVEREGISLAHPARFILIGTMNPEEGELRPQLLDRFGLQVTVGGITDLEERMRVVETVGAFEADPDRFLEVWEPEQERLRRAVVRARALLPGVTIGRDLTRQVVAACLSLGVMTHRAELTVIRTARTIAALEGRDEVLAEDVKRAMALAIPHRMRKRPFEEPKLDPETLDSLIGGDDIREDGGGDNEPDDSPSSGGSDGDGTSGRTGKEREQVFSPGDAVDPGAIRPAEPDRVIRKASGRRKPVMTRRGGRSVSVRQGREDLDLVGTVRAAAPHQRRRDRGALALAVEPGDLRQKVRRGSAPVGALFVVDASGSMGTERRMESAKGAVLSLISDSYIHRDRVGLVAFRGSGADLVLPMTHALDRAALCLAGIPTGGRTPLAAGLLKGLEVLLSEQRKNPDLVPLLVLISDCRPNTGSGGSIREEVVRASALLGERGIRTVVIDTETSSPSIVPLSLGFGRTIAEHAGGRYYRISDLTAGGIGAIVRYEQGLSVESENKYA